A stretch of DNA from Clostridium sp. JN-9:
ATGCCTGAGCATTCCCTTGTTTATTATTTGTCAAACAGGCCCCCTGTTTTCTTGGAGCTTCTGCTTGCCTTTTTTTCATGTCCTATGTTTTTTTGAGCCCTTGAGCTTCCACTTTGCATGGAACTTTTCTTTTTCTTTTCTTCAATTATTTTTTTCATCATTTCAATATTTTTATCGTTCATCTTTTTCTCCTTTATTAACTGTTTTCTATTACAATTTTACTGCCCTCAACCGCAGATGATGATTTAACCAGTATTTTAATAGGTACTCTGTCTCTAAGCTCCTTAACATGACTAATTATTCCAACACTTAACTTTTCACTTCTAAGATTTTCAAGAGAATCCATAACTGTATCCAGTAATTCATCATCTAAAGTACCAAAGCCTTCATCAAGAAAGAAAAATTCCAAAGGAGCGGAGCCTTTTAACTGAATATGGGATGAAAGGGCTAGTGCTAATGACAAAGAAGCTAAAAATAACTCGCCGCCTGATAAAGAACTTGTAGAACGAAGCAATCCACCGCTGGAATTATCCTTAATATAAAATTCCCCATCTTCATTAAGCTTAAGCTCAAATTTATCCTTGGTGTTTCTTAAAAGCCTTCTGGACGCCTCAGCAGTTACATATTTTAATTGGCCGTGAGCAACAAATTCTACAAACTTATTTCCTTTAAATATCTTTTCCAATTCATCTAAAAGGTCTTTTTTGTGAAGGTATTTTTCTCTTTCTATTAAAATAAGCTTTAACTTTTCAACAAGTGCTTTCATTTTGGAAATTTCGCTTTTTTTTGCAGCAATAATTCCTATTTTTTCTTCTAAAAGCTTATTTAACTCTGCAGTGTTTTTTTGAATTTCATCCCATTGTTCTTTTTCTATTTTTTCTCCATTTAATTTCTTTTCTATTTCTTCAATATTATTTAATATTTTATTGCATTCATCATCATATTTTTTTATTTCCAACTGTAAAGCCTTTAAATCACCTTTATTTAAGTATGAAGCAATAACATCTTCCTTAGAACTAAATGAATTTTCTTTCAGCTTTATGTTTAGCTCTTCTTTAAATCTCCCAGTATCCTTTAAAAAATTGTCTTTTAATCTGCTAAGGGTATTTATATTTTTTTCTATTTCATTTTTTTTGACTGTATGATTTTCAAGATTATCCTTAAGCTTTTTTTCATTATTTATTATTAATAAAATCTTACTTTTTATTTCTTCAATATATGATTCAGGTTTCATGCCATCAGAAAGTGTTTTAATGTCATTTTTAAGCTTTTCTATAAATTGTGCCTTTTGTTTTCCACTTTCCAACATGGTAGATAATTCATTAACTTTAATTTGAAGATTCTCATTGTCAGTTTTAATGGTGTTTTCAATGTGTTCCTTTAAAGCTCTGGTATCCTTTAACTGTTTTTCTAAATTGGCCCTTTTCTTATCATTTTCAATAATATCAGTATATCTGCTCTGGAAGTCATCAATACCCAGCTCATCTTTTATAAATTTTATTTTTTCACTAAACTTTGATAAATCCATATTTTTATTATTAATATCACTAGTGTATTTCTCAGTAAGAATTGTACCTTTTCTTACAGCTTCTTCAAATCTTACCTTTTGAATTTCAAGTGATGATTTGTTCTTTTCCAGTTCACTTAATTTATTTGAGGATTCTTCTTTTTCTATTTTCCATTGTTCCATGCTGTATTTTAATTGAATATATTCTTTCTTTATTTTCTCAAGAACTAATTCTTCTTCTTTAACATTGAAGTCTTTTAATTTTAATTCCTTATCTTTTAGATCACAGGTTACAGAATTTAAAGTAACTTCTGTTTGTACAAATTCAGTATCTAAAGCTCTTATTTCTTTGTCTAAACTTTCATACTCATGTTCCAACTCATTTATTATAACATTTTTTTCTTCAATTACTTTAACATCAACAAGTTCAGCTAATTTCACTTTATGTACATTGCCGCATACTGGGCAGGGATCATTTTCTTTCAAATTTGAAGCAATAATCCCTGCCATATTATTAACTTTTATATGTTCAAGTTCATTTTTTTCTTTTTTAAGTTTTTCAGATATATGAAGTATATCTGCACTCTTATTTTTCTTTTTTACTTTTAATTCTTCATAACTGTTTTTTAACTGTGTATATTCTTTTTCCTTTTGAAGTTTTAAATCCAGTATTTTTTTATTTTCTTCCAGCTTTTTTTCAAAATCATTGTATTGATTTAATTTTTCAATTAATAAATCATTATCTCCAGGGCAATTACCATTTAATTCTGTCAACTTTACTTTTATAACTTCAATTTCATCTTTTACTTCATTAAACTTTTTCTCCATATCAGCTAATGCTTTTTTATCAATATTTATTTCAGCTATTTGTTTTTCATTTTCCTTTATAAGCTTTTCTATATCAATATTTATATTTTTAATGCTTTTTTCAATATCAAGAGCTTTAATGGTTTTTTCTCTTTCTTCAGGTGATAAAAATATATCAGCTATTTCACTTTCTTTTATGCTTATTGTATTTATGCAGTGTTTTAATTCTTCTTTTTTTGAATTAATGCTGCTTTCTAATGTCTTCCTTTCTTTGTCTGTAAGTGAATAGTTTTCTTTTAATGCATTAATTTCAGTATCATATTGATTTAGCTGCTGAATCATTTTTATAGCCTGAGATACATTTGCCTCTTTTTTATTTAATTCAGGCAGTTCTTTTTCTTTAATGGTATAAGCTTTTTCATACTCACCACTTATATTTTCTATTAGTGATTTTATATGTGTATATTCTTTATTTTCATTGGCTAAATTTTCTGTAACACTGTGGAGATTCTTCTCAGCCGACTCAAATCTGTCAATGTATGGCTTAACCAATAAAGCCCTTTCTCCATCCTTTGCAAGCCTTTTCTTTTCATCCATAATCGGTTTATCAGCCATGTATTTATTTTTTTCAATTAGCCTGCTGTTAAGGTCATTTTGAAGAAGCCAGATATTTTTATATTTATCAAAAGTATTATCTGCTTCCTTCTTTTTCCCTCTAAGGTTTTCAACCTGTTTTAGCAAATCATTGTATTCATTACTTATATAATTTAATTTTTCTTCATTAACATCCTTATAATATCCTAATTCTCCTTCTATCCTAATGAGCTCATTATTATTCTTTTGAGATTCTTTTTTAAGCTTTTCTGTAAGAGCACTTCCATATTTTTTTAAGCCAAATAATCTTTCCAGCATTTCGCTTCTTTCCTTAGGAGTTGTCTTTAAAAATTCACTGAATCTTCCTTGAGGAAGAACCACGGCCCTTGTAAAATCAGTGTGCTTTAATCCTATAATTTCTATTACTTTCTTGTCAACATTTGACTTTCCATCGCAAAGTATTTCAAGATTTTCACCTTTAACCTGATATAATTTTGCAATTGTACTCTTATAGCCTCCGTTTTTATCCCGTTTTGTTACTCTGTGAATATGATATGTTTTTCTTTCATCACCAGCACCTATTTCAAATGTATATTTAATAACAGCCTTATCAGAATTTAAATTTATAAACCCTCCCTGATCACGTTCTATTTTTCCATAAAGAGCGTAAATTATGGCATCAAGAATAGATGATTTGCCGCTGCCTGTTTTGCCGAAAATGCCAAAGAATCCTTTATCAGTTAACTTTTTAAAATTTATTATCTGCTTATCTCTAAAGCTGTTAAATCCTTCAATTTCAAGACGTATAGGCTTCATTACATTTCCTTCTCATCCACAATGCTCAAAAATAATTCTACAAGCTCCTGAGTGGGCTCTGTTTCATTTCTCCACAGGTAAAACTTTCTGAAGACTTCTTCCATGCTTTTTTCTGTAAGATTTTCATAAATTTCATTTTCATTTTCTGCACCTTTAAGGTTTGGCTTTATTTCTATTATATCAGGCCTGTAGTCCTTCATTTCTTTAATTTCCTGCTGAGAAATAATTCTATCACAGTCAATCTCAATATAAACCCATATATTTCTTTTACCATCATTTCTGCATCTGTCAATTGCTTCATCTATACTTTTGCATTTCCATACTTCTATGGGCTTATAATCAGTTAAATATATTCTTTCAGGAGCTGCCTTTTCACCTGGCTTTAAATCAATAAAATAAATACAGTTTTTATTGTTTTTTTCCTTTTTACTGTATTTAATAGGTGAACCGCAGTATACTACAGGTACATCATCTATATTAAAAACCTGATTTTTATGCAGATGTCCAAGGGCTATATATTGAGCTTTTTTAGGAAGGTCATTAAGCTGTACTGCATAACTTCCTCCTAACTGAATTGCTCTTTCAGAGTCTGAGGTTTCGCCCCCTGCAACATAAAGATGTGATACTGCCAGATTAATTGTGTCTTTTCTATATTTCTTTGACAGCTCATTAAAAATTTCTCCAATTCTTGCAGAATAGCTTTTTTGAACTTGTTCCTCATCACTTTCCTGAGACAATATTTCTCCTAATCTTTTCTCACTAGGATAAGGAATTGTTAAAATCACTGCACTTTCATTATTAATGCAAAGCTCTATATATCCTTCTCCTGAATCCACCACATTAAAGCTTCCAAACTTTCCTGTTTCAATAACACTTTTTGGAGTTCCCAAAATGATAATTCCCTGTTCTCTTGCAAGAGGTATAACTGCTTCCAGTCTTTCAGGACTGTCATGATTACCTGCTATTATTAGAATTGCCCGACGGCCATTATTTGAAATTCTTTTAACTCCATTATAAAAAAGACATTCAGCCTTTGCTGAAGGATTGCCCGAATCGTAAATATCACCTGCTATAATAATTAGATCTGCATCTTTTTCTTCAACCTTCTGTACAAATTCATCAATGAATTGCTCCTGTTCTTCAAGTCTGCTGTTGCCTTCAAGAAGTTTACCTAAATGCCAGTCAGATGTATGAATAATCTTCAAAATATCACTTCCAATCAATAATTATTTTTGATTTGTTTATATTCTGCTATTAATAAATCCACCATTCTTCCATAGCTTTTAACTCCGTCCTGCTGACCATTTGATTTTAGATAATTGTTATTTATACTATCAGATACATTTTCAATGACACCATCATATTTACTCCAGAATTCATTGTCACTTTTTAAATCCCTTAGTACTTTTGAGGAATATTTAGCTGTAAGTACCTTATACTGATTATAGTCTGCTTTTTTTAGAGCGTCCATAGAATAAATTAAGCCAAGCATTACTCCTGAATATTGAAAATCAGCATAGGGACTTAATGTGCAGGCAGCATAGGCAATATAATTTGCCTCGTCTTCCCTGGCAAATCCCCTTTGATGGGCCATTTCATGTGCTGATGTGCATGGCAACATAAAATCACTAATATTTACATTAACATTTGCCTCCCCTGTAAAAGGGAAATACACACCTGTTATGCCTGTATAACACATTAATTTAGACATAAGTACAGGCTTTGGACTTCCGTAGCTTCCGCTAAGTTCACTATACTTTTTTGAAAGAGCTTCATAACCTGCAGCCTCTCTGGCAAAAATATCTTTATATCCTCCAGGTATATACATTACTCCTGTGTTATCTTCTTTTAAATCATCTCTTAAATTATTTGCTCTGTTAATGAGTTCCTCACATAAACCAGCCAATTCTTTAGAGGATGTTTTATCTACTTTAAGTTTTGAAATATCAGCAAATGAAAGTCTGTTATAATTTGATCCCCAAAGAAATATAAACAAGAAGTATATAACTGAAATAATAAATAATACTTTTGCTATGAAATTAAATATTAAAGTTTTCTTATTTTTACACTTTCTTAAGTTAATAATCAATGTTACTATGAGAAATAATGCATAAATAAAAACAGCTATTACAATTAATTCGGCTAATGAAAAAGGAAAAACTCCTGAAGCTGTGCTTAAAAGCTGTCTTATTGCTTTATTAAATCCATTGGAGTAATACACTTCAACAGCTGCAGGTGCCTTTGAGAAAACCACATTAATTATTATTGTTATTAAAAACAGCCATAATCCTGACAATTTTAATAAAACCGATTTCACTTGTTTATCTCCTTAATTTTATCGTTTATTTTATATAATAATATAATTTGAACTTTTAGACAAATAACTTTAAAGCACTTATTGCAATAAACTAAGCATATTTAACAATATATACTGCATTTTATTGTAATAAAATAATATTGTAATACTTATAGATTAAATTCAAGTTATATTTAATTAATTTAGGAGGAATATTAAATGAATAATTTTTTAAAAACCTACAAGTCCTCAATTATTTTACTTAGTTCAGTAATACTTGGTGGAATAATAGGTATAGCAGCTGGTCCAAAGGCTTCTGTTTTAGAACCCTTAGGTACCCTTTTCATCAATTTGATGTTTACAATAATTGTACCCCTTGTATTTTTTAGTGTATCCTCTTCCATTGCAGGCATGAAAAGTATGAAAAGACTTGGTAAAATAATGAGCAGTATTGTGATAATATTTACAATAACTGCATTAATAGCCTCAGTTTTTGCATTTCTGGGAACCTTGATTTTCAGTCCCACAAAAGGACTTGATCAGGAGTCTATAAAGAAGATAATTGCTGTTACAGGGAAAAGTTCTACAGACAATGCTAATCAGGGAGTACTTCAGCAGATTGTTAATGTATTTACAGTTTCAGATTTTTCTGCATTACTTTCAAGAAAAAATATGCTTCAGCTCATAGTATTTTCTGTATTGTTCGGAGTTTCCACAGCTATGATTGGGGAAAAAGGCAGGCAGGTATCTCTATTTTTGGAGTCTGCAACAAATGTTATGATGAAATTAGTAAGTTTAGTTATGTACTATGCACCAATAGGTCTTGGCTGCTATTTTGCATCTATGATAGGTCAGCTGGGTTCCCAGATCCTTCAAGGATATTTAAGAGTATTTGTCCTTTATATTGTTTTAGCACTTATATACTATTTCGGATTCTTTAGTCTTTATGCTTTTACAGCTGGCGGAAAAAACGGTATAAAAATTTTCTGGAGGAATGCAGCTGAGCCTTCTATTATGGCACTGGCAACCTGCTCCAGTGCTGCATGTATTCCAACTAATATTAAATCTGTTAAAAAAATGGGTGTTCCAGATGACATTGCTGAAACAGTGATTCCCCTTGGAGCAAATATTCATAAAGATGGATCGGTTTTCGGAGGTGTAATGAAGGTAACCTTCTTACTTGGTCTTTACGGTAAAGATATGAAGAGTTTTCATGCAATTTTAGGTATTATATTTGTTTCATTTTTAGTAGGAGCAGTTATGGGTGCTATACCAAACGGCGGTATGATAGGTGAGATGTTAATTATAAGTATATATGGCTTTTCTGCAAATGTGCTGCCTATTATTGCAATAATAAGTACAATTATTGATGCTCCTGCAACTGTGTTAAACTCCACAGGTAATACTGTATCTTCAATGATGATAACAAGATTTGTAGATGGTAAGCTTACTGAAACTGCTGGCAGAGCAGAAAGCTTAGCTTAAAAATTGCAAATAAAATGCTGGCAATTGTTTTTGTCAGCATTTATTTTATATGTATTTTACAAATTCCTCTACTGGTTTTCTGTACCCTCTTAATCTCTTTTTATTTGGATCCTCTTTGCCAATGGTAATTAATATTGCAGGCTCAAACTGATCTGGAACTTCAAATAATTTTTTTGCCATATCTCCATTAAAACCAATCATTGGACATGTATCCCAGCCTCTGTCCTTTGCAATTAACATAAACATCATTGCAGATAATGATGCATTTCTTATAGCTTCGTCTCTTATAAATACTTCTCCTCTGCCCTCATAAAGATTATAGGTATCCGATACCACTTTTGAATATGCTACCTCATCCATCATACCCAGCTGTTTCATTGGTTCATATATCTTTTCAACATCCTTATAAGCCATTTTATCTCCAAACACCAGAACTGCAGCAGATGCTGTATGAACCTTATATTGAGGGCATGCTTTATCTTTAAAAAGCTCTTTCATTTCCTTATCTCTTATTACTAAATATCTTGCATGCTGAAGATTGAAACATGATGGCTGCAGCGCTAATAATTTAAATATTTCATCAAATTCCTCCTTGGGAATTTCAACGCCTTCTTTAAAATTGTTTGCAGATTTTCTAGCTTTTATTAATTCAGTAAAACTTGAATAGCCCATTAAAATTTCCTCCTATACTTCTTACTTTATACTAGTATAGTACTATCAGTAATATACATTAGTCAAGTAAGCTTATTGCTTATTTTTATTTACTTTTGTTCATTTAGTATGTAAACTATTAGTGAGGTGATTTTATGAATGATTTCCATCTATGTCCCAGATTTGAAAAAGCTTTTAAGCTGCTGGGAAAAAAATGGAATGGACTAATAATAAGAGTTCTTCTTAATGGCCCTAAAAGATTTTCTGAAATAAAAGAATTAATTCCGGAACTAAGCGACAGAGTTCTCACTGAAAGATTTAAAGAACTTGAAGCTGAAGGTATTATAGAAAGAAATGTATTCCCTGAGACCCCTGTAAGAGTAGAATATGAGATTACTCAAAAGGGAAAAGAACTGGAATACGCTATGGAAGAAATTCAAAAATGGGCAGAAAAATGGATGTAATTAATAAGTGCCCGGTGGAATTTTAATTATTTAAAACTGCCGGGCATTTATTATAATATCATATTTAATGGTACATAATACTTAATATATTTATTACCGTATTTATCTGCATAGTTCCCATTATTGTTTAATACCATTATAGTTGCTCTTTTATTTATATTGGTTATAATTCCGCTTAAATTTGAATTATTATATTTAAATACTACCTTACTGCCTATTGATACTTTGTAATTTTCTTTTGCAATCTGACTTGCTGTAGGAAGTTCATGATAGGATTTAGTATGGCCGAAAATCCTATTAGCCATTGTTTTAAATCTATTGCCGCTGCAGCTGGACTGTCTGTACATTGTTAGCTCTAAAACATGGCATATTTCATGTTCAAATACCAGCTGCAATGCCTCTACTGCATCATTTGCAATAATTCCATTAACAACCTTATGTCCCTTTGTTTCATAAAATTTAAAGAAAAAATCAACTGCCATTCTTATTTCAAATTTAATATCATTTAAAGGCAGATATTTTATATTTCCTGGATAAATTGTTTTTCCAGCACTGCTTGTCATTCTTTTTGACAGTGAAAAGTGAATATTCCCATGTGAATTTTCATTTAAATAACCCTTAAGAAAAGTTTCATCATATAACTTTAAGAGCAGATATAAATCATCTGTTGATATTTTTTTTATTACTGAACTTTTTATATTCTCTGATATATTTAAAAACTTACTATAAATATAATTTCTTTTAAATTTGATTTCGTCAGCTGAATAATATAAATTTTCTATAAAACTATTGCTACTGTTCATTATTAATTCTCCCCTGTTTTAATATGTATAAAAACTTATTAATTAATTATATCAAAAGCATACAGGTGTATCAATTTATTACACTTGAAAAAAATCATATGTAAAATTAGAATTAAAGTATATACTATTCTTATGTTAATTTTGGGAGGGTTATTATGATAAAAGATTTAATTCTAAAAAACAGGAGCTACAGAAGATTTTACGAGAATGAAACAATAGATACAAAAACTTTAGAGGAGCTTATAGATTTAGCAAGAATATCATCCTGCGCTGGCAACCTGCAGAGCCTGAAATATTATTTATCAAATTCTAAGATTACCAATGAAATTATCTTTAATAACATAAAATGGGCTGCATATTTAACTGACTTTGAAGGCCCTGAGGAAGGTGAACGACCAAGTGCATATATATTAATGCTTAATGACACTCGTATTAGCAAAAATCTGCTTTGGAACCATGGTATTGCTGCAACAAATATTCTCCTTGGAGCTGTAGAAAAAGGATTAGGAGGATGCATGTTTGCAAGTGTAAATAAGGCTGCTATTGCAAAGGAACTTAAAATAGACGAAGTATACGATATAGTAATGGTCATAGCACTTGGCAAGCCAAAAGAAATTGTAAAATTAGATCCTATGACAAATAATAATGTAAAATATTACAGAGATGAAAATCAAATTCACCATGTTCCAAAAAGAGAACTTAAAGATATAATTGTCAAATAGCAGATATAAATTACAATGGAGGGAAATATATGAACCTGAAAGATGAAATAATTGACAGGCTTACAACTATAGGGTTTAACAAATATGAAGCCAAGGTATATTTAACCCTGCTTGAAAATCAGGAAATTACAGCTTACGAAATAAGCAAAAGATCAGGTGTACCTCAGTCGAAAATTTATGAAACAGTTAGATCTCTTGTTAATAAAGGTATATCCAGCATGAACGGTTTTGAGCCAGTAAAATACTCAGCGCTTCCACTAGATGAATTTTTAAACAACTATAAAAATTCAACGGAATCAACAATAGATTACCTTAAAGAAAATATTAAAAATATAAGTGATGTTCAAACATCAGATTATATGTGGCATTTTAACGACATAGATTCAATAAAGAATAAAATTGCTTCTATGATTAATAATTCTAATAAAAGCATATATTTATCCATGTGGGATGAAGAATATGACAGTTTTTATGATGATTTATTAAAGGCCAGCAAAAGAAATGTTGATATGGTGTCAATACTTTATGGAACTGTAAAAAACGAGATAGGTAAGATATATTATCACGAAATGCACGGTATGAAGGAGGATGCTGCTGTAAATGGCAGATGGATATGTCTTGTTACAGATTATAATGAGTGTCTTTTTGCCATTATTAAAGGAAATGACAGCTCCTGTGTCTGGACCCAGAATAAGTCATTTATGCTGGTTACAGAGTGTTTCATTACCCATGATATTTTTATTGCAGAAATATATTCAAAGCACAGAGATGAACTTGATAAAGAATTTGGCTATAATTTAGAGAAAATCAGACAACATCTCCATATAGGATAAAAAGCTGCCCCCAAATTTAATAATTGGGGCCAGCTTTTATTACTGCATTATTATAGTTCCGCTTTCACCTGTTAAGGCCTGATTTGCTTTATTCAGAGAAGCTATTAAACATTTCCTTCCTGATTTTGATTTAGCAAACTTTACAGCTGCTTTTACTTTAGGAAGCATACTTCCTGGAGCAAATTGACCTTCCTCCATGTATTTTTCAGCTTCTTCAATAGACATTTTAGACAAATTCTTTTGATTTGGTTTTCCAAAATTTATAGCCACTTTATCTACTGCTGTTAAAATCATCAATGTATCTGCATCAAGATCTTCCGCAAGTTTTTCTGATGCTAAGTCCTTATCAATAACAGCAGCTACACCTGTAAGACTTTTATCCTCATTTTCTATTACTGGAACTCCGCCGCCTCCAGCTGTAATTATAACTTGTCCAGCGTTCACCAGAGTTTTAATGGTGTCAAGCTCAACTATTCTTTCAGGTATTGGTGATGCTACAACTCTTCTATATCCTCTTCCTGCATCTTCAATCATAGCATATCCTTTTTGTTCTTTAATTGTTTCTGCCTCTTCTTTAGAATAGAAAGGACCTATTGGCTTAGTTGGATTTTTAAATCCTTTATCATTTTTGTTAACTACAACCTGTGTAATAATTGAAGCTACGGCTTTGTTTATTCCTCTTTTTCTAAGCTCGTCTCTCATTGCCTGCTGAATATGGTATCCAATCATACCCTGGCTCATTGCTCCGCAAACATCAAATGGCATTGCTGGAGTCACTTTTGATGCATATTCATTTTGTATTACCAATCTGCCTACCTGTGGTCCATTTCCGTGTACTATTACAATTTCGTGTCCATTTTCAATCATGTCGCCTAAATATTTTACTGTTTCTTTTATTACTTTTAATTGGGATTCTGCAGTTGCCGGCATACCATCGGCCTGCAAAGCATTTCCACCTAATGCCACTACTAATTTCATTTTTAAGCCTCCTATTTAGCTAAGTTTTCCCATTGCAATCATGACTACAGCTATTACTGCTAATATTACATTTATAACAGCAATTACTTTTTCATAACTTAAGAAAACTTTTTCATTTCTTTCCTTTTTAGCTCTAACAAATACAAATATACCAACTGAATATAGTATAGTTACCATGAGCATATATTGCATTCCAGCTGCATATATAAGCCATGTAGCATATATACTTGATACTATGCCTAAGAATAGATCCTTACCTCTGCCAGCCGGATTAGTATCATACGTTTCACCTGTAATAGTTAGTTTCAAGCCGTATAAAGCGCTGAATAAATATGGCACCAATATTGCTGAAGTTGCCATTGTATATAAAGCCTGATATGTGCTGCTTGAAAACAAAGTTACTATTAAAGATATCTCTACCAAGCCATTTGTTATCCACAGTGAATTTACTGGTGAACCATGCACATTTTCCTTTGCAAACAATTTAGGCATTGCCCCATCTTTTGCAGCAACATATGGAATTTCTCCTGCAAGCATTGTCCAGCCAAGTAATGCTCCAAAAAGTGAAACTATTAATCCTAAATTTATAAATATTGCTCCCCATTTTCCTACTACATGCTCCATGGCATATGCCATTGATGGAGTATCTAGCTGTGATAAGCCTTCTCTGCTCATCACTCCTAATGATAGAACTGATATTAAAATATAAATTATTAATGTTCCTATTAGTCCAATAACTGTTGCTTTACCAACATCTGACCTTTTTTTTGCTCTTCCTGATATTACAACAGCGCCTTCAATTCCTATAAACACCCATAATGTAACAAGCATAGTGCTTTTAACCTGATTCATTACACTTCCAAGACTTACGCCGCCCCAAAAATCCAGGGATATAGTCTTTACATTAAAGAATATTATCATTACAGTAATAAATACAAATATAGGCACTAATTTTCCTATTGTTGTGATAACGTTTATAAAAGCTGCTTGTTTAATTCCCTTTAGTATTAAACTATGTATAGACCATAATAAGATTGAAGCACAAACTATAGAAAGCAGATTATTACCTTTTCCAAATGCAGGTATAAAATATCCTATTGCTCCGAAAAGCATTACCACATAGGATACATTCCCAATCCATGCGCTTAACCAATAGCCCCATGCAGATGTGAATCCCATATAGTCTCCGAATCCTGCCTTAGCATAACTATATATTCCGCCATTTAAATCCGGTCTTCTCATTGAAAGATTTTGGTAGACAAATGCAAGAGCTATCATTCCAACTCCAGTAATACACCATCCAATTATAATTGCCCCGGCACCGGCACCTTTTGACATATCAGCAGGTAAAGAAAAAGCACCTCCACCTATCATGGAACCAATAACCATAGCAATCAAAGACCATAGACCTAGTTTATTATTATTTTTATCTTCCATAGTCCAAATTCCCCCTTCCATTTTTAATTGTTTTATTGCAGGCCTTAAACCTGCAACAAAACAATTTATAAAACAAATCTAAAATTATAGTTAGGAACTGAGCTTATATCATTACATAGATATATGATCTATTCTCCTAGAGTAGCAACCATTACGGCTTTTATTGTATGCATTCTGTTTTCAGCTTCATCAAATACTACTGAATGTTTTCCTTCAAATACTTCATCAGTTACTTCCATAGCTGTTAAACCAAATTTTTCATGTATTTCCATGCCAACTTTTGTTTTTAAATCATGAAATGATGGTAAACAGTGTTCAAATATAACCTTTGGATTTGATGTTAATTTAATCATTTCTTCATTAACCTGATATGGCTTTAATAACTTTATCCTTGATTCCCAAACTTCAG
This window harbors:
- the arcD gene encoding arginine-ornithine antiporter, yielding MEDKNNNKLGLWSLIAMVIGSMIGGGAFSLPADMSKGAGAGAIIIGWCITGVGMIALAFVYQNLSMRRPDLNGGIYSYAKAGFGDYMGFTSAWGYWLSAWIGNVSYVVMLFGAIGYFIPAFGKGNNLLSIVCASILLWSIHSLILKGIKQAAFINVITTIGKLVPIFVFITVMIIFFNVKTISLDFWGGVSLGSVMNQVKSTMLVTLWVFIGIEGAVVISGRAKKRSDVGKATVIGLIGTLIIYILISVLSLGVMSREGLSQLDTPSMAYAMEHVVGKWGAIFINLGLIVSLFGALLGWTMLAGEIPYVAAKDGAMPKLFAKENVHGSPVNSLWITNGLVEISLIVTLFSSSTYQALYTMATSAILVPYLFSALYGLKLTITGETYDTNPAGRGKDLFLGIVSSIYATWLIYAAGMQYMLMVTILYSVGIFVFVRAKKERNEKVFLSYEKVIAVINVILAVIAVVMIAMGKLS